In Psychrobacter sp. P11G3, a single genomic region encodes these proteins:
- a CDS encoding DNA translocase FtsK, with protein MISAPLIEYLKKGMFTLLGLILAVYLFVILMTYTGNDPSWSHISSDMTTINNMGGEAGAWLSDLLYSFFGFGAWWFLAFVVYESILIWWENKPTFWLMRLVAYVFLLLSASALFAQLVSLVQQVTNPDAIGLEGVAGGIIGLELQARLAQLLSQWGSVVFLAVFVVITATFAFNIHWMTIYQRVRALSWLGSGVKSQDAIDATEPSSTSEEVIQNLEKSVDKKVEHEQLPLELQSAENTSGAQDVSSSGRFGSVLSDFLATSGLADSVKASVIAAKAAATPNSSKGEQVDSDTGSLNSSTDNTADNAVQPLASNLTASIARKVEPSFAWNDANTVDDLLASEQMAYSASGMSSSAMPVPNYSQTGTSTTASLEKTVPATVTTTTTEAVAQPDIHDKESLAQPSVDESVHSDLASQPVIEPAEPKISMTHETAEVDKLAEAWLAEHADISEPTESIVETSEDSKPVQETVAAEPIVPEKTPEPIVEEPISFVQDSANQLSDTPVELPHTEKTAVVSEPEVAPVTVETEPALSDLSDVSDMTPTNTPPANPKAAPTVEAASPVASMQPITPAKPSVSFAVPEGDSSNHITDMMPDDDSLSDDMTVPVMPHISDDAAFSQKSRSMQTAAYRSSLTPIPEVSILDKPDPDRKPSYTIAELEQLSELLEIKLQEFNVKASVVNAIPGPVVTRFEVELAAGVKASKVTGISRDLARSLSMASLRVVEVIPGKPYIGIEVPNKKREMVRLIELLNTETFKDPKAQISMAMGKDIGGNPIITDLARAPHMLVAGTTGSGKSVLVNSMLLSMLLKYTPNELRLILIDPKQLELANYNDIPHLLTPVVTDMTEAASSLSWCVAEMERRYQLMSLLKVRKLNEFNKKVIAAEKSGNPMLDPLWRPNDSVSISQAPKLKTLPMIVIVADEFADMIMQVGKQAEELITRLAQKSRAAGIHLMLATQRPSVDVITGLIKANIPVRAALRVNSKVDSRTILDSGGAEDMLGNGDMLFLGPGQIEPDRVHGAYVSDEEVNRVCDAWRERGAPDYIDNMAGNFELSSPGGGSTANASGEDDDLYNDAVAFIMETRKVSASSIQRKFSIGYNRAARIVDSMEEAGLVSSMGKSGKRELLM; from the coding sequence GTGATATCAGCACCGCTTATTGAGTATTTAAAAAAGGGAATGTTTACCCTCCTTGGGTTAATACTGGCCGTTTATCTGTTTGTCATTTTGATGACTTATACAGGCAACGATCCTAGCTGGTCGCACATCAGTAGTGATATGACCACGATTAATAACATGGGCGGCGAGGCAGGCGCATGGTTGTCCGATTTGCTTTACAGCTTTTTTGGGTTTGGTGCTTGGTGGTTTTTAGCATTTGTAGTTTATGAATCTATTCTGATTTGGTGGGAAAACAAGCCAACGTTTTGGCTCATGCGATTGGTCGCTTATGTGTTTTTACTATTAAGTGCTAGCGCATTATTTGCACAATTGGTCTCTCTAGTTCAACAAGTCACGAACCCTGACGCAATCGGTCTTGAAGGCGTCGCTGGTGGCATTATCGGGCTAGAGTTACAGGCGCGTTTGGCACAGCTGCTATCGCAGTGGGGGAGTGTGGTTTTCTTAGCAGTATTTGTTGTGATTACCGCTACGTTTGCCTTTAATATCCATTGGATGACGATATATCAAAGGGTTCGGGCGCTATCGTGGCTTGGTTCAGGTGTAAAAAGTCAGGATGCTATCGACGCTACTGAACCGAGTAGTACATCAGAAGAGGTTATCCAGAACTTAGAAAAATCGGTAGATAAAAAAGTAGAGCATGAGCAACTGCCACTTGAGTTGCAGTCTGCGGAAAATACTAGCGGTGCTCAAGACGTCAGCAGTAGTGGACGTTTCGGTAGTGTATTGTCAGACTTTTTGGCAACATCAGGATTGGCCGATAGTGTCAAAGCCTCTGTCATCGCAGCAAAAGCAGCGGCGACACCTAATAGCTCAAAAGGTGAGCAGGTAGATAGCGATACAGGCTCGCTTAATAGCTCTACTGATAATACAGCCGACAATGCAGTCCAGCCATTAGCCTCAAACTTGACTGCATCTATTGCTCGCAAAGTTGAGCCAAGCTTTGCGTGGAATGATGCCAATACGGTCGATGACTTACTAGCAAGTGAGCAAATGGCTTACAGTGCCAGCGGCATGAGCAGCTCGGCTATGCCTGTACCTAACTATTCCCAAACGGGTACTAGTACCACAGCATCGTTAGAAAAAACAGTACCTGCTACTGTGACCACTACCACGACAGAAGCGGTTGCTCAACCAGATATACACGATAAAGAATCACTAGCTCAGCCATCAGTTGATGAGTCAGTGCACAGCGATTTGGCCAGTCAACCAGTCATTGAACCTGCTGAGCCTAAAATCTCTATGACACATGAGACTGCGGAAGTAGATAAATTAGCAGAAGCATGGTTGGCAGAGCATGCTGATATATCAGAACCTACAGAGTCTATTGTAGAAACGTCTGAAGACTCTAAGCCTGTTCAGGAAACCGTAGCAGCTGAGCCAATAGTACCAGAGAAGACGCCAGAACCTATCGTAGAAGAGCCTATTAGTTTTGTACAGGATTCAGCCAATCAACTGTCTGATACGCCTGTAGAGTTGCCACATACTGAAAAGACAGCAGTAGTCTCTGAGCCTGAAGTTGCTCCGGTAACAGTAGAGACTGAGCCTGCATTGTCAGATTTGTCAGACGTTTCAGACATGACACCAACCAATACGCCTCCTGCCAATCCAAAAGCAGCACCTACTGTGGAGGCGGCCAGTCCTGTTGCTAGTATGCAACCTATAACGCCTGCCAAACCATCCGTCAGTTTTGCTGTTCCAGAAGGAGATAGCAGCAACCATATCACTGATATGATGCCAGACGATGACAGTCTTTCTGACGATATGACTGTGCCAGTTATGCCGCATATCAGTGATGATGCAGCCTTTAGCCAAAAGTCACGCTCGATGCAAACCGCCGCTTATCGCAGCAGTCTAACGCCTATTCCAGAGGTGTCGATACTAGACAAGCCTGATCCTGACCGCAAGCCCAGTTATACGATTGCTGAGCTTGAGCAATTGTCTGAGTTATTGGAAATTAAACTACAAGAATTCAATGTCAAAGCCTCGGTGGTCAATGCGATTCCAGGGCCTGTGGTCACTCGTTTTGAAGTGGAGCTAGCTGCTGGGGTAAAAGCCAGTAAAGTCACAGGTATCTCGCGTGACTTGGCGCGCTCACTATCGATGGCTTCTTTGCGTGTGGTCGAAGTGATTCCGGGTAAACCGTATATCGGTATCGAAGTACCTAACAAGAAACGTGAAATGGTACGTTTGATTGAACTGCTCAACACCGAAACGTTCAAAGATCCTAAAGCGCAGATTAGCATGGCGATGGGCAAAGACATCGGTGGCAACCCAATCATTACTGACCTTGCGCGTGCACCGCATATGCTCGTCGCTGGTACCACAGGTTCTGGTAAATCAGTATTGGTCAACTCGATGCTACTATCGATGCTACTCAAATATACACCTAATGAGCTGCGTCTTATTTTGATTGATCCAAAGCAGTTAGAGCTTGCTAACTATAATGATATTCCGCATCTGTTAACGCCAGTAGTTACCGATATGACGGAAGCGGCCAGTAGCTTGTCATGGTGTGTGGCTGAGATGGAACGTCGCTATCAGCTGATGAGTTTGCTAAAAGTTCGTAAGCTCAATGAGTTCAACAAGAAAGTGATCGCGGCGGAGAAGTCAGGCAATCCCATGCTCGATCCTCTATGGCGTCCGAATGACAGCGTAAGTATTAGCCAAGCACCTAAGCTAAAAACACTACCGATGATTGTCATTGTCGCGGATGAGTTTGCCGATATGATTATGCAGGTCGGTAAACAAGCCGAAGAGCTCATCACACGTTTGGCGCAAAAATCACGAGCTGCTGGTATTCACTTAATGCTAGCGACTCAGCGTCCGTCAGTCGATGTTATTACGGGTCTGATTAAAGCCAACATCCCAGTGCGTGCAGCACTACGAGTCAACTCAAAAGTCGATTCACGTACGATTTTGGATAGTGGCGGTGCTGAGGACATGCTAGGTAACGGCGATATGTTGTTCTTAGGGCCAGGGCAAATCGAGCCAGATCGTGTGCATGGTGCTTACGTTAGTGACGAAGAAGTTAACCGTGTCTGTGATGCGTGGCGTGAGCGCGGCGCCCCTGATTATATTGATAATATGGCAGGCAACTTTGAATTATCTAGCCCAGGCGGTGGTAGTACAGCCAATGCCTCTGGTGAAGATGATGATTTAT
- a CDS encoding MerR family transcriptional regulator — MALDTSFLLIGELAAKANTTKDTVRHYEQLGLLKSRKRQAGSRLYTEFHPECIERIELIKSAQAIGFTLTEIKNSLNDYYDGHLDIDSQLLLTQQKLEQVKKQQANISIMVELLSERLDILGRMKADSDYQLDVEVCKKKIPLQ; from the coding sequence ATGGCACTTGATACATCGTTTCTGTTGATTGGAGAGCTAGCAGCAAAGGCCAATACAACTAAAGATACGGTTCGCCATTACGAGCAATTAGGCCTGCTAAAATCTCGCAAGCGTCAGGCAGGCTCACGTTTATATACCGAATTTCATCCAGAGTGTATCGAACGCATAGAGCTGATCAAAAGCGCACAAGCTATTGGCTTTACGCTTACTGAAATCAAAAACAGTCTGAATGATTATTATGATGGTCACTTGGATATTGATTCGCAGCTTTTACTCACTCAGCAAAAGCTAGAACAAGTTAAAAAACAACAAGCCAATATCAGCATAATGGTGGAGTTACTGAGCGAACGCTTGGATATTTTAGGTCGAATGAAAGCCGATAGTGACTATCAGCTTGATGTGGAAGTCTGTAAAAAGAAAATTCCTTTACAATAA
- the trxB gene encoding thioredoxin-disulfide reductase produces MATDTTAPRHEKLIILGSGPAGYSAAVYAARANLKPVMVTGMEVGGQLTTTTEVDNWPGDAHDLTGPALMERMKAHAERFGTELVYDHINEVNLNERPFQLTGNNGSYTCDALIISTGASAQYLGLESETKFRGLGVSACATCDGFFYKNQKVAVIGGGNTAVEEALYLSNIASEVTLVHRRDSLRSEKILQDKLFEKAKNGNVKIEWNHQVKEVVGDDMGVNGVVIESMIDGSTKQLDTMGMFVAIGHKPNTDLFKGQLDMKDGYLIVNSGLNGNATQTSIEGVFAAGDVADHVYRQAITSAGTGCMAALDAEKYLDALGETVARDHTYDSTLTADKEA; encoded by the coding sequence ATGGCAACTGACACTACTGCTCCACGTCACGAAAAGCTCATTATTTTAGGCTCAGGCCCTGCTGGCTACTCTGCCGCAGTCTATGCAGCACGCGCTAACCTTAAGCCAGTTATGGTTACTGGTATGGAAGTCGGTGGACAATTAACCACCACTACTGAAGTCGATAACTGGCCAGGCGATGCGCATGATTTGACAGGCCCTGCATTGATGGAACGGATGAAAGCGCATGCTGAGCGTTTCGGTACTGAACTGGTCTATGATCATATCAACGAAGTAAACCTAAATGAGCGTCCTTTTCAATTGACAGGTAACAACGGTAGCTATACTTGTGACGCGCTCATTATCTCAACTGGCGCCTCTGCACAGTACTTGGGACTAGAATCAGAGACTAAGTTCAGAGGGCTTGGCGTATCAGCCTGCGCCACTTGTGATGGTTTCTTTTATAAAAACCAAAAAGTTGCGGTGATTGGTGGTGGTAATACAGCGGTTGAAGAAGCTTTGTACTTATCTAATATTGCGTCTGAGGTGACCTTAGTGCATCGCCGTGACAGCCTACGCTCTGAAAAAATTCTGCAAGACAAGCTATTTGAAAAAGCCAAAAATGGTAATGTCAAAATCGAATGGAACCATCAAGTAAAAGAAGTGGTCGGTGATGACATGGGCGTCAATGGCGTCGTCATCGAATCAATGATTGATGGCAGTACCAAACAACTAGATACAATGGGTATGTTTGTCGCTATTGGTCATAAGCCAAACACTGACTTGTTTAAAGGTCAGTTGGATATGAAAGATGGCTATCTAATCGTTAATAGTGGCTTGAATGGTAATGCTACTCAGACCAGTATCGAAGGTGTGTTTGCCGCAGGTGACGTAGCAGATCACGTTTACCGTCAAGCTATCACTTCTGCTGGCACTGGCTGTATGGCTGCGCTGGATGCTGAAAAGTACTTGGATGCACTGGGCGAAACCGTCGCTCGTGATCACACTTACGATTCAACACTAACTGCAGATAAAGAAGCCTAA
- the aat gene encoding leucyl/phenylalanyl-tRNA--protein transferase: protein MGNFTQQHDKHITPETLKSLGRYDFPDPVSIDPDGIGIVAMGGDLAPETLISAYAQGLFPWFNENEPIAWWCPEPRCVIVPSAYQPSKSLRKQANRERWQVTLNQAFDDVIHACSLPRSDGLNDNHPEGEHTWIHDEMIEAYTILHAQGFAHSIEVWDEAGQLIGGLYGLKINGIYFGESMFHRASNASKLAFWGLMRLCEQSDVALVDCQLPNDHLMSLGATTLPRADFLTQLDNLIGSQSVLWQKHSHKSLSVSLLDSESPWQLEL, encoded by the coding sequence ATGGGCAACTTTACTCAACAGCACGATAAACACATTACGCCTGAGACTTTAAAAAGTCTTGGGCGTTATGACTTTCCTGATCCCGTTTCTATCGACCCTGATGGTATTGGCATCGTCGCTATGGGCGGTGACCTAGCACCTGAAACGCTGATATCAGCCTACGCTCAGGGGCTATTTCCTTGGTTTAACGAAAATGAGCCTATTGCTTGGTGGTGCCCTGAGCCGCGTTGTGTAATCGTTCCTTCGGCCTATCAACCGAGCAAGTCTCTACGTAAGCAAGCAAATCGCGAACGTTGGCAAGTAACGCTTAATCAAGCTTTTGACGATGTCATACATGCCTGTAGCTTACCGCGCAGTGATGGCCTTAATGACAATCATCCCGAAGGTGAGCATACTTGGATTCATGATGAGATGATCGAAGCCTATACCATATTGCATGCGCAAGGCTTTGCTCATAGCATTGAAGTTTGGGACGAGGCAGGTCAACTGATTGGCGGATTATACGGGTTAAAAATAAACGGCATCTATTTTGGTGAATCAATGTTTCACCGAGCCTCTAATGCGTCAAAGCTAGCGTTTTGGGGTCTGATGCGCTTATGTGAACAAAGTGATGTCGCACTCGTCGACTGTCAGCTACCGAACGATCATTTAATGAGCTTAGGTGCCACTACCTTACCGCGTGCTGACTTTCTGACTCAGTTAGACAACCTAATTGGCAGCCAGTCTGTGCTATGGCAAAAGCACTCTCATAAATCGTTATCCGTATCGCTACTGGATAGCGAGTCGCCGTGGCAACTAGAGTTATGA